The Pseudomonas azotoformans genome has a segment encoding these proteins:
- a CDS encoding DUF2269 family protein — METLITLKVIHIAATVLLLLSGLGLAILAWRKRSAGPAVTVQRPWAFVWLLMGVCVVSMPFTGWWLVHLIGWPLGQTWILGSSLLYTVAALAWFWLVARLNRLRKGEGGSLNFTLVLAVVSLVGFVAIAGLMGAKPV; from the coding sequence ATGGAAACCCTGATCACCCTGAAAGTTATCCACATCGCGGCCACGGTATTGCTGCTGCTTAGCGGCCTGGGCCTGGCGATACTGGCTTGGCGCAAACGCAGCGCGGGCCCGGCGGTGACCGTGCAGCGCCCGTGGGCGTTCGTCTGGTTGTTGATGGGCGTGTGTGTGGTGAGCATGCCGTTTACCGGCTGGTGGCTGGTGCACCTGATCGGCTGGCCGCTGGGGCAGACCTGGATCCTGGGCTCCAGCCTCCTCTACACCGTGGCGGCGCTGGCCTGGTTCTGGCTGGTGGCGCGCCTCAATCGGCTGCGCAAGGGCGAGGGCGGTAGCCTGAACTTCACGCTGGTGCTGGCGGTGGTCAGCCTGGTGGGGTTCGTCGCAATTGCCGGGTTGATGGGTGCCAAGCCCGTCTAG
- the ilvA gene encoding threonine ammonia-lyase, biosynthetic: MLEQYVKKILTSRVYDVAVETPLQTARQLSERLGNQVWLKREDLQPVFSFKIRGAYNKLTQLTAEERARGVVTASAGNHAQGLALAAKVLGVKATIVMPKTTPEIKVEGVRSRGGKVVLHGDSFPEALAYSLKLVDEKGYVYIHPYDDPHTIAGQGTVAMEILRQHPGPLDAIFVPVGGGGLIAGIAAYVKYLRPDIKIIGVEPDDSNCLQAALAAGERVVLPTVGIFADGVAVAQIGQHTFDICKDYVDEVITVSTDEICAAIKDIYDDTRSITEPAGALGVAGIKKYVETRGVTGQTLVAIDSGANVNFDRLRHVAERAELGEGREAIIAVTIPEKPGSFKAFCEAVGKRQITEFNYRFHSGSEAHIFVGVQTHPENDPRSALIASLTSQGFPVLDLTENELAKLHIRHMVGGHAAHVSNEVVFRFEFPERPGALFNFLNKLGGRWNISMFHYRNHGAADGRVVAGLQVPADERHLVPAALEAIGYPYWDESDNPAYKLFLG; the protein is encoded by the coding sequence ATGCTTGAACAGTACGTCAAAAAGATCCTCACCTCGCGCGTTTACGACGTTGCCGTAGAAACCCCGTTACAGACCGCCCGCCAGCTCTCCGAGCGGCTGGGCAACCAGGTCTGGCTCAAGCGTGAAGACTTGCAGCCGGTGTTCTCGTTCAAGATTCGCGGCGCGTACAACAAGCTGACCCAGCTGACGGCTGAGGAGCGCGCACGCGGCGTGGTCACGGCGTCTGCGGGCAACCATGCCCAGGGCCTGGCCCTGGCGGCCAAGGTGCTGGGTGTCAAGGCCACCATCGTGATGCCCAAGACCACTCCCGAGATCAAGGTCGAAGGTGTGCGCTCCCGTGGCGGCAAAGTGGTGCTGCATGGTGATTCCTTCCCGGAAGCCCTGGCCTACTCGCTGAAACTGGTCGACGAAAAAGGCTACGTCTACATTCACCCCTACGATGATCCGCACACCATTGCCGGGCAGGGCACCGTGGCGATGGAGATCCTGCGCCAGCATCCGGGGCCGCTGGACGCGATTTTCGTTCCGGTGGGCGGCGGCGGGCTGATTGCCGGGATTGCGGCGTACGTGAAGTACCTGCGCCCGGACATCAAGATCATCGGCGTCGAGCCGGACGACTCCAATTGCCTGCAAGCCGCCCTGGCGGCAGGCGAGCGCGTGGTGTTGCCGACTGTCGGTATCTTTGCCGATGGCGTGGCGGTGGCGCAGATCGGCCAGCACACGTTTGATATCTGCAAAGACTATGTCGACGAAGTGATCACCGTGAGCACCGATGAAATCTGTGCGGCGATCAAGGACATCTACGACGACACCCGTTCCATCACCGAGCCGGCAGGGGCATTGGGTGTGGCGGGTATCAAGAAGTACGTCGAGACCCGTGGCGTCACCGGACAGACCCTGGTGGCCATCGACTCTGGCGCCAACGTCAACTTCGACCGCCTGCGCCATGTGGCCGAGCGCGCCGAGTTGGGTGAGGGCCGCGAAGCCATCATCGCCGTGACCATCCCCGAGAAACCTGGCAGCTTCAAAGCGTTCTGCGAGGCCGTGGGCAAGCGCCAGATCACCGAATTCAACTACCGCTTCCACTCCGGCAGCGAGGCGCACATCTTTGTCGGCGTGCAGACCCACCCGGAAAACGACCCGCGCAGCGCGCTGATCGCCAGTCTCACCAGCCAGGGTTTCCCGGTGCTGGACCTGACCGAGAACGAACTGGCCAAGCTGCACATCCGCCATATGGTCGGTGGCCATGCGGCCCACGTCAGCAATGAAGTGGTGTTTCGCTTCGAATTCCCGGAGCGTCCGGGGGCCTTGTTCAACTTTCTTAACAAATTGGGCGGGCGCTGGAACATCTCGATGTTCCACTATCGCAACCACGGCGCAGCCGATGGCCGTGTGGTCGCCGGCCTGCAAGTGCCGGCGGACGAGCGTCACCTGGTACCGGCGGCCCTGGAAGCCATTGGCTACCCGTATTGGGATGAAAGCGATAACCCGGCCTACAAACTGTTCCTCGGTTGA
- the rpiA gene encoding ribose-5-phosphate isomerase RpiA, translating into MTQDQLKQAVAQAAVDLILPKLDDKSIVGVGTGSTANCFIDALAQHKGAFDGAVASSEATAARLKGHGIPVYELNTVSDLEFYVDGADESDEHLNLIKGGGAALTREKIVAAVAKTFICIADASKLVPVLGAFPLPVEVIPMARSHVARELVKLGGDPVYREGVLTDNGNIILDVFNMQITNPVELETQINAIVGVVTNGLFAARPADVLLLGTAEGVKTLKAS; encoded by the coding sequence ATGACCCAGGATCAACTCAAACAGGCAGTGGCCCAGGCCGCTGTCGATTTAATCCTTCCTAAACTCGACGACAAGAGCATCGTCGGTGTCGGCACCGGCTCCACTGCCAACTGCTTCATCGACGCACTGGCCCAGCACAAAGGCGCGTTCGACGGCGCCGTGGCCAGCTCCGAAGCCACCGCCGCGCGCCTGAAAGGCCATGGCATCCCGGTGTACGAGCTCAACACCGTGAGCGACCTGGAGTTCTACGTCGACGGCGCCGATGAAAGCGACGAACACCTGAACCTGATCAAAGGCGGCGGCGCAGCCCTGACCCGCGAGAAAATCGTCGCGGCCGTGGCCAAGACCTTTATCTGCATCGCCGACGCCAGCAAGCTGGTGCCGGTACTCGGCGCGTTCCCGCTGCCGGTGGAAGTGATCCCGATGGCCCGCAGCCACGTGGCCCGCGAGCTGGTGAAACTGGGCGGCGACCCGGTGTACCGCGAAGGTGTGTTGACCGACAACGGCAACATCATCCTCGACGTGTTCAACATGCAGATCACTAATCCGGTGGAGCTGGAAACTCAGATCAACGCGATCGTCGGCGTGGTCACCAACGGCCTGTTCGCCGCGCGCCCAGCGGATGTGCTGTTGCTGGGCACCGCCGAAGGCGTGAAAACCCTCAAGGCTTCTTGA
- a CDS encoding SdiA-regulated domain-containing protein has translation MRRLARPKPMLFMLALIVLIGAGVVAQHFRLFERAWFNWQVWRQPADERSIGLADYQVAVEARVIEGLNDDVSALTYDPIRKSLFTVTNQNAELIELSLEGKILRRIPLVGFGDAEAVEYISENIYVISDERQQRLIKVHVDDDTQFLDAADAEQMTLGLHVGGNKGFEGLAYDSVGKRLFVAKERDPMLIYEIHGFPHFKPEKTYSVHVVNNPKRDAGLFVRDLSSLQYDERSGHLLALSDESFLVLELDIDGRPLSSLSLLNGRHGLKKRVPQAEGIAMDDDGNLYLTSEPNLFYVFKKP, from the coding sequence ATGCGACGACTAGCCCGCCCCAAACCTATGCTCTTTATGCTTGCGCTGATCGTCCTGATCGGCGCCGGGGTCGTTGCGCAGCACTTTCGGCTGTTCGAGCGCGCCTGGTTCAACTGGCAAGTGTGGCGTCAGCCGGCGGACGAACGCTCCATCGGTCTGGCGGATTATCAGGTCGCCGTGGAAGCCCGGGTCATCGAGGGGCTCAATGACGATGTGTCGGCCCTCACCTACGACCCCATCCGTAAAAGCCTGTTTACCGTCACCAATCAAAACGCCGAACTGATCGAGCTGTCTCTGGAGGGCAAGATCCTGCGGCGCATTCCTTTGGTCGGGTTTGGCGACGCCGAGGCTGTGGAGTACATCAGCGAGAACATCTACGTCATCAGCGATGAGCGTCAGCAGCGCTTGATCAAGGTGCATGTGGACGACGACACCCAATTCCTCGACGCCGCGGATGCGGAGCAGATGACCTTGGGCCTGCATGTTGGCGGCAACAAGGGCTTTGAGGGCCTGGCCTATGACTCGGTGGGCAAGCGCCTGTTCGTGGCCAAGGAGCGCGACCCGATGCTGATCTACGAGATCCATGGCTTTCCCCACTTCAAACCGGAAAAAACCTACTCGGTACACGTGGTCAACAACCCCAAGCGTGATGCCGGGTTGTTTGTGCGTGACCTGTCGAGCCTGCAATACGACGAGCGCAGCGGCCATCTGCTGGCGCTGTCGGATGAGTCGTTCCTGGTGCTGGAACTGGATATCGACGGTCGCCCGCTGAGCAGTCTGTCACTGCTGAACGGGCGCCATGGCCTGAAAAAGCGGGTGCCTCAGGCGGAAGGGATCGCGATGGACGATGACGGTAACCTCTACCTCACCAGCGAGCCGAACCTGTTTTACGTGTTCAAGAAGCCTTGA
- a CDS encoding SdiA-regulated domain-containing protein — protein MAVSLPSATPKPRSRFALRWYSWLLLVGVISYGVAWAMHWDDRGVLWVLERFETPAERQESVWLPDYQAVIDGKPLPGMEKDEASDVSYNPQTKTLFSVMGKNPFLAELSLQGDVLRKMPLNGWDNPEGVTVMENGLIAVVDERQHTLTIVKVDATTVALNKADFPSYDLGPSKDQNKAFEAITWDKRNQQLVLGEERPPALFTWKSDGGPTLSGDKQKLASKELDMRNLSALAVDPRTGHLLVLSADSHLLLELDEKGEQVSFMTLLGGFNGLKHTIPRAEGVTMDENGTLYIVSEPNLFYRFEKQK, from the coding sequence ATGGCCGTGTCCTTGCCCTCCGCTACACCCAAGCCGCGTTCTCGCTTTGCCTTACGCTGGTATTCCTGGCTGTTGCTGGTGGGAGTGATCTCCTACGGCGTTGCCTGGGCCATGCACTGGGATGATCGCGGTGTGCTGTGGGTGCTGGAGCGTTTTGAAACACCGGCCGAACGCCAGGAAAGCGTCTGGCTGCCGGACTACCAGGCTGTGATCGACGGTAAGCCTTTACCGGGTATGGAGAAGGACGAAGCGTCCGACGTCTCCTACAACCCTCAGACTAAAACCCTGTTTTCCGTGATGGGCAAGAACCCCTTCCTCGCTGAGTTGAGCCTGCAAGGCGACGTGCTGCGCAAGATGCCGCTCAACGGCTGGGATAACCCGGAAGGTGTGACGGTGATGGAAAACGGCTTGATCGCCGTGGTCGATGAGCGCCAGCACACACTGACCATCGTCAAGGTCGATGCCACCACCGTGGCGTTGAACAAGGCCGATTTCCCGAGTTATGACCTGGGCCCGTCCAAGGACCAGAACAAAGCCTTTGAAGCCATCACCTGGGACAAGCGCAACCAGCAACTGGTGCTGGGCGAGGAGCGCCCGCCGGCGCTGTTCACCTGGAAAAGCGACGGCGGTCCGACCCTGTCTGGCGATAAGCAAAAACTGGCCAGCAAGGAATTGGACATGCGTAACCTCTCGGCCCTGGCCGTCGACCCGCGTACCGGGCATTTGCTGGTGCTGTCGGCCGACTCCCACCTGCTGCTAGAGCTGGACGAGAAGGGCGAGCAAGTCAGCTTCATGACCCTGCTCGGCGGTTTCAATGGCCTCAAGCACACCATTCCTCGGGCGGAAGGCGTGACCATGGACGAGAACGGCACGCTGTACATCGTCAGTGAACCCAACCTGTTCTATCGTTTCGAAAAACAGAAATAG
- a CDS encoding fumarylacetoacetate hydrolase family protein: MSYQHKYVDGTNIHFPVGKVVCIGRNYAEHAKELDNPVPTEPLLFIKPGSCVVPLEGGFSIPTERGSVHYEAEIAVLIGKPLSTKPSREEVLDAISGFAPALDLTLRDKQAELKAKGLPWEIAKSFDGAAVIAPFVVGSTFPDVTDIGIRLSINGEVRQDGNSAQMLNPIIPMIQHMAGCFSLQAGDVILTGTPAGVGPLNVGDELVLELSGVNRFESSVR, translated from the coding sequence ATGAGCTACCAGCACAAGTATGTCGACGGCACCAACATCCACTTTCCGGTCGGTAAAGTGGTGTGTATCGGGCGTAACTACGCCGAACACGCCAAGGAACTGGACAACCCGGTGCCGACCGAGCCGCTGCTGTTCATCAAGCCGGGCAGTTGCGTGGTGCCGCTGGAAGGCGGTTTCAGCATCCCGACCGAGCGCGGTTCGGTGCACTACGAGGCGGAAATCGCGGTATTGATCGGCAAACCCTTGTCGACCAAGCCCAGCCGTGAAGAAGTGCTCGACGCCATTTCCGGCTTCGCCCCGGCCCTGGACCTGACCCTGCGCGACAAACAGGCCGAGCTGAAAGCCAAGGGCCTGCCGTGGGAAATCGCCAAGTCTTTCGACGGTGCGGCGGTGATCGCGCCGTTCGTGGTGGGCAGCACCTTCCCGGACGTGACCGACATCGGCATCCGCCTGAGCATTAATGGCGAAGTGCGCCAGGATGGCAACAGCGCGCAGATGCTCAACCCGATCATCCCGATGATCCAGCACATGGCCGGCTGCTTCTCGCTGCAAGCGGGCGATGTGATCCTCACCGGCACCCCGGCTGGCGTGGGCCCGCTGAATGTGGGCGATGAGCTGGTGTTGGAGCTGTCGGGTGTGAACCGCTTCGAAAGCAGCGTTCGCTAA
- a CDS encoding FAD-binding oxidoreductase gives MTHPALIDELKTLVEPGKVLTDADSLEAYGKDWTKHFAPAPTAIVFPKTTEQVQAIVRWANTHKVALVPSGGRTGLSAAAVAANGEVVVSFDYMNQILDVNLTDRTAVCQPGVVTKQLQNVAEEKGLYYPVDFASSGSSQIGGNIGTNAGGIKVIRYGMTRNWVAGMKVVTGKGDVLELNRDLIKNATGYDMRQLFIGAEGTLGFVVEATMRLDRAPKNLTAMVLGTTDFDSIMPVLHAFQSKLDLTAFEFFSDKALAKVMGRGDVPAPFETECPFYALLEFEATTEEVANHALETFEHCVEQGWVLDGVMSQSETQLHNLWKLREYISETISHWTPYKNDISVTVSKVPAFLKEIDAIVGEHYPDFEIVWFGHIGDGNLHLNILKPENLSKDEFFAKCATVNKWVFETVEKYNGSISAEHGVGMTKRDYLTYSRSPVEIEYMKAVKAVFDPNGIMNPGKIFAV, from the coding sequence ATGACCCATCCTGCCCTGATTGATGAGCTAAAGACCCTGGTTGAGCCCGGCAAAGTGCTGACCGATGCAGACTCCCTGGAGGCTTACGGCAAGGATTGGACCAAGCACTTCGCACCCGCGCCGACCGCCATTGTCTTCCCCAAGACCACTGAGCAGGTCCAGGCCATTGTGCGTTGGGCCAATACCCACAAGGTGGCGCTGGTGCCATCGGGCGGGCGTACCGGCTTGTCCGCCGCTGCCGTGGCGGCGAATGGCGAAGTGGTCGTGTCGTTCGACTATATGAACCAGATCCTCGACGTGAACCTCACCGACCGCACCGCTGTGTGCCAGCCGGGCGTGGTCACCAAGCAATTGCAGAACGTCGCTGAAGAAAAGGGCCTGTACTACCCGGTGGACTTCGCATCGTCCGGTTCCAGCCAGATTGGCGGCAATATCGGCACCAATGCCGGCGGGATCAAGGTGATTCGCTACGGCATGACTCGCAACTGGGTGGCCGGCATGAAGGTCGTCACCGGCAAGGGTGACGTACTGGAACTGAACCGCGACCTGATCAAGAACGCCACCGGCTACGACATGCGCCAGCTGTTCATCGGCGCTGAAGGCACCCTCGGCTTTGTGGTCGAAGCCACCATGCGTCTGGACCGTGCGCCGAAAAACCTCACCGCCATGGTACTCGGTACGACCGACTTCGATTCGATCATGCCGGTCTTGCACGCGTTCCAGAGCAAGCTGGACCTGACTGCCTTCGAATTTTTCTCCGACAAGGCCTTGGCCAAGGTCATGGGCCGTGGCGACGTGCCGGCGCCGTTCGAAACCGAGTGCCCGTTCTACGCGCTGCTGGAATTCGAAGCCACCACCGAAGAAGTCGCCAACCATGCGCTGGAAACCTTCGAGCATTGCGTGGAGCAGGGCTGGGTGCTGGACGGCGTGATGAGCCAGAGCGAAACCCAACTGCACAACCTGTGGAAACTGCGCGAGTACATCTCCGAGACCATTTCCCACTGGACCCCGTACAAGAACGATATCTCGGTGACTGTCTCCAAAGTGCCGGCGTTCTTGAAGGAAATCGACGCGATCGTCGGCGAACACTACCCCGACTTCGAAATCGTCTGGTTCGGTCACATCGGCGACGGCAACCTGCACCTGAACATCCTCAAGCCGGAAAACCTGAGCAAGGACGAGTTCTTCGCCAAGTGCGCCACCGTGAACAAGTGGGTGTTTGAAACCGTCGAGAAGTACAACGGTTCGATCTCCGCCGAACACGGCGTGGGCATGACCAAGCGTGACTATCTGACTTACAGCCGCTCGCCGGTTGAAATCGAATACATGAAGGCCGTTAAAGCCGTGTTCGACCCGAACGGGATCATGAACCCTGGCAAGATCTTCGCTGTTTAA
- the serA gene encoding phosphoglycerate dehydrogenase, which translates to MSKTSLDKSKIKFLLLEGVHPSAVDVLKAAGYTSIEYITSSLPEAQLKEKIADAHFIGIRSRTQLTEEIFDHAKKLVAVGCFCIGTNQVDLNAARERGIAVFNAPYSNTRSVAELVLAEAILLLRGIPEKNASCHRGGWIKSAANSFEIRGKKLGIVGYGSIGTQLSVLAEGLGMQVFFYDTLTKLPLGNATQVASLTELLGMSDIVTLHVPETAETQWMIGEKEIRAIKKGGILINAARGTVVELDALADAIKDKHLIGAAIDVFPVEPRSNDDIFESPLRGLDNVILTPHIGGSTAEAQANIGLEVSEKLVKYSDNGTSVSSVNFPEVALPAHPGKHRLLHIHQNIPGVMMEINKVFAENGINISGQFLQTNEKVGYVVIDVDAEYSDLAQEKLQHINGTIRSRVLF; encoded by the coding sequence ATGAGCAAGACTTCTCTCGATAAGAGCAAGATCAAGTTCCTTCTTCTGGAAGGCGTCCACCCATCGGCTGTCGACGTTCTGAAAGCCGCCGGGTACACCAGCATTGAGTACATCACCAGTTCTCTGCCGGAAGCCCAACTCAAGGAAAAGATCGCCGACGCGCACTTCATCGGCATTCGCTCCCGCACTCAGCTGACCGAAGAGATCTTCGATCACGCCAAGAAACTCGTGGCGGTCGGCTGTTTCTGCATCGGCACCAACCAGGTCGACCTCAACGCAGCGCGCGAGCGCGGCATCGCGGTGTTCAACGCACCGTACTCCAACACCCGTTCCGTCGCGGAGCTGGTGCTGGCCGAGGCCATCCTGTTGTTGCGCGGCATTCCTGAGAAGAACGCGTCCTGCCACCGTGGCGGCTGGATCAAGAGCGCAGCCAACTCCTTCGAAATCCGCGGCAAGAAGCTGGGTATCGTTGGCTACGGTTCGATCGGTACGCAACTGTCGGTCCTGGCTGAAGGCCTCGGCATGCAGGTGTTCTTCTACGACACCCTGACCAAGCTGCCACTGGGCAACGCCACGCAAGTGGCCAGCCTGACCGAGCTGTTGGGCATGTCCGACATCGTGACCCTGCACGTCCCGGAAACCGCTGAGACCCAGTGGATGATCGGCGAGAAGGAAATCCGCGCCATCAAGAAAGGCGGCATCCTGATCAACGCAGCCCGTGGCACCGTGGTCGAGTTGGACGCCCTGGCCGACGCGATCAAGGACAAGCACCTGATCGGCGCCGCCATCGACGTGTTCCCGGTGGAGCCGCGCTCCAACGACGACATCTTCGAAAGCCCGCTGCGTGGCCTGGACAACGTGATCCTGACCCCGCACATCGGCGGTTCCACTGCCGAAGCCCAAGCCAACATCGGCCTGGAAGTGTCGGAGAAGCTGGTCAAGTACAGCGACAACGGTACGTCGGTGTCGTCGGTGAACTTCCCGGAAGTGGCCCTGCCGGCTCACCCTGGCAAGCACCGTCTGCTGCACATCCACCAGAACATCCCTGGCGTGATGATGGAGATCAACAAGGTCTTCGCGGAAAACGGCATCAACATCTCCGGTCAGTTCCTGCAGACCAACGAGAAGGTTGGCTACGTGGTGATCGACGTCGACGCCGAGTACTCGGACCTGGCGCAAGAGAAGCTGCAGCACATCAACGGCACGATTCGTAGCCGCGTGTTGTTCTAA
- a CDS encoding DUF4399 domain-containing protein yields the protein MKALLSRATLASLLLGASMLANAADVPRTPAPKGAEVFIVSPKDGATVDKTFTVKFGVKGLDLEPIDKQVPGAGHHHLLVDQDVTSLKADEAIPATATSIHFGKAQTETELTLAPGKHTLQLVAGDNVHRQFEPTVASKVITVNVK from the coding sequence ATGAAAGCCCTTTTGTCCCGTGCAACCCTTGCCAGCCTGTTGCTGGGTGCCTCGATGTTGGCGAATGCTGCTGATGTCCCTCGTACGCCTGCTCCCAAAGGCGCCGAGGTGTTTATCGTCTCGCCCAAAGACGGCGCAACCGTCGACAAAACCTTCACCGTCAAATTCGGCGTCAAGGGCCTGGACCTGGAACCGATCGACAAGCAAGTACCGGGCGCCGGTCATCATCACCTGCTGGTCGACCAGGACGTGACGTCGCTCAAGGCCGACGAAGCCATTCCAGCCACGGCCACGTCGATTCACTTCGGCAAGGCGCAAACCGAGACCGAGCTGACCCTCGCACCTGGCAAGCACACCTTGCAGCTGGTGGCTGGCGATAACGTGCACCGCCAGTTCGAGCCCACTGTAGCCTCGAAAGTGATCACGGTTAACGTTAAGTAA
- a CDS encoding transporter substrate-binding domain-containing protein translates to MRFSPGLLLLLSLLSPLAHAELLDDVFDRGELRIAVVAENPPFSFKEGDKLTGLEVELGEQLAKEMDVRPSFIITDAADLLPGVESGKYDVAMNYIAVTPELQDRFDFSEPYGESRGRMTGPSTLYAMPFQKGNPAFKSSLNNALQRFKSDDRFRKLLQKWLVDYSNRPAAQTQ, encoded by the coding sequence ATGCGCTTTTCGCCTGGCCTGTTACTTTTGCTGTCCCTTCTGAGCCCATTGGCGCATGCCGAACTGCTCGATGATGTATTTGACCGGGGCGAACTGCGCATTGCAGTCGTGGCCGAAAACCCGCCATTCAGCTTCAAGGAAGGTGACAAACTCACCGGCTTGGAAGTGGAACTCGGCGAGCAACTGGCCAAGGAGATGGACGTGCGCCCGTCGTTCATCATCACCGATGCGGCTGACCTGCTGCCGGGAGTGGAGAGCGGCAAGTACGACGTGGCGATGAACTATATTGCTGTGACTCCCGAATTGCAGGATCGGTTCGATTTCAGTGAGCCTTACGGCGAATCCCGGGGGCGCATGACAGGCCCGTCGACCCTCTACGCGATGCCGTTCCAGAAGGGCAACCCGGCATTCAAGTCAAGCCTGAACAACGCACTGCAACGATTCAAATCCGACGATCGATTCAGGAAATTGTTGCAGAAGTGGCTTGTCGATTACTCCAATCGTCCGGCCGCCCAAACTCAATAA
- a CDS encoding DUF523 domain-containing protein produces the protein MEKILISRCLLGHKVRYDGGASGPFDQLAVWQAEGRVVAICPEVSGGLPTPRPPAEIPGGQGVDVWEGRAQVLTAEGEDFSEAFLDGARQALELVQRHHIRIAVLKANSPSCGNLLTYDGTFTGVKVSGEGVTAALLKRHGVLVFSELELVQAAQALNTGDY, from the coding sequence ATGGAAAAAATACTGATCAGCCGCTGCCTGCTGGGGCACAAGGTGCGCTATGACGGTGGCGCCAGCGGGCCGTTTGACCAACTGGCGGTGTGGCAGGCCGAGGGGCGTGTGGTTGCCATCTGCCCGGAGGTGTCGGGTGGTTTGCCGACGCCACGTCCACCCGCCGAGATTCCCGGCGGGCAAGGCGTGGATGTCTGGGAGGGGCGTGCCCAGGTGCTGACGGCTGAGGGCGAAGATTTCAGTGAGGCCTTCCTCGACGGTGCGCGCCAGGCCTTGGAGCTGGTGCAGCGCCACCACATCCGCATCGCCGTGCTCAAGGCCAATAGCCCGTCGTGCGGCAACCTGCTGACCTACGACGGCACCTTCACCGGTGTAAAGGTCAGCGGCGAAGGCGTGACAGCTGCGCTGCTCAAACGCCACGGCGTGCTGGTGTTCAGTGAACTGGAATTGGTGCAGGCAGCCCAGGCATTGAACACTGGCGATTATTGA
- a CDS encoding 2OG-Fe(II) oxygenase has protein sequence MRAMQIPLDHPLLQRIVDDLAEKGWSRQDGFLPQALTLELAAECRKRAAEGELAPAAVGRGPAQEIREGIRGDHIQWLEDGDAAVCDTYMALMDSLRLAMNRGLFLGLEDFESHFAMYPPGAFYLKHLDRFRDDDRRMVSAVIYLNDAWLPEHGGQLRMYLKDDVEYDVVPTGGCLVVFLSGEVPHEVMPATRERLSLTGWFRRRGNEPF, from the coding sequence ATGCGCGCCATGCAAATACCCCTCGATCACCCCTTGCTGCAACGTATTGTCGACGACCTGGCCGAAAAGGGCTGGTCCCGGCAGGACGGCTTCCTGCCCCAGGCTCTGACCCTGGAACTGGCGGCTGAGTGCCGTAAACGTGCGGCCGAGGGTGAACTGGCCCCGGCGGCGGTGGGGCGCGGCCCGGCCCAGGAAATTCGCGAAGGCATTCGCGGTGACCATATCCAGTGGCTGGAAGACGGTGACGCGGCGGTCTGCGACACCTACATGGCGCTGATGGACAGCCTGCGTTTGGCGATGAACCGTGGCCTGTTCCTCGGCCTGGAAGATTTCGAAAGCCATTTCGCGATGTACCCACCGGGAGCGTTCTACCTCAAGCACCTGGACCGTTTCCGCGACGATGACCGGCGCATGGTCTCGGCGGTGATCTACTTGAACGACGCCTGGCTGCCCGAACACGGCGGCCAATTGCGCATGTACCTCAAGGACGACGTCGAATACGATGTGGTGCCCACCGGCGGTTGCCTGGTGGTGTTCCTGTCGGGCGAAGTGCCCCACGAAGTCATGCCCGCCACGCGCGAACGCCTGTCCCTCACCGGCTGGTTTCGTCGGCGGGGCAACGAGCCGTTCTGA